The Branchiostoma floridae strain S238N-H82 chromosome 1, Bfl_VNyyK, whole genome shotgun sequence sequence TTTAAATGGATCTAGTTGACTGGCATATAATCTATCAATGCAAAGAAGCCTTTAACCTTAGGCTTGCCAATGTAGCCATTTGGTACCAGATTTGTACTGGTAACCAATTTAGTGTCAGCAGGACATATATATAACTGATCCTCATTATAATCACTATATGTTATTAACTGTAAGAAATAGGATTTGTACTAAGTCTCTGTTTCTCCCTCGCAGTGACATAGAAGTCGCCACAGCCCAGACTCCCAAGAACGTTGACGACCTGGCGCGGGAAATTGGGCTGCAGCCTCACGAGGTCGATCTGTACGGGAAGAAAAAGGCCAAAGTTTCGCTCTCCGTTCTGGAGAGGCTCAAGGATGTTCCAAATGGAAAATATGTCGTGGTGACAGGGTAAGTCACCTCCAACTTACACTGTCAACGCAATGTTACAGATAAAATAGATTGAAATGCGAATGAGTATGGTCGTATCCATAGGAAAAATAGACAATTCTCCTGTTTAATGTTCATAATTTTTTCATGCAAAAGTAATTTAGACCACTATGAATTTTGAGAAGACTTTCCTACTGGACAGCTAATTATTGTAAGGCTTAAATTGAATTGAGAAGTAATCCAAAACAATCAGCTGATACACAATTGAAACTATCTTCCTGCTATCAGGATCACGCCCACTCCCCTGGGTGAGGGGAAGAGCACCACCACTATAGGCTTGACGCAGGCTCTTGGAGCTCACCTGAAGAAGAACGTGTTTGCGTGCGTCAGGCAGCCTTCTCAGGGCCCTACCTTCGGCATCAAAGGTACTTCTGTTGTTTGCTTTAATGGACGAAAAGTCATACTTTTTGCAGACATAGTCAAACTTGTACTAGTGGCCAGCTCTATATAAGAACCACCTTGCCATATTTTAGTGACCCTTGGATTATTTTTCTCATTGATTCAAGTATTAAGTTAAGAATCATGTCCATGTCCTTgaagtcccttgagtggccactatagacaggtttgactgtgtaagATTGGTACAACATGATGCAGTGGACTATTGCTGTATTTTCCCTCATGAGGCACATCTTACTCATTCAAAACATTTCCTGTTCAGTACAGGTTCAGTAAACAGGTTCAGTAAACATCAGTAACCCCCTACAACAAGGAGTGGTTTGGTCCAGTCAGGTCCAAGATATAGCTGAGGAATTAAGAGAACATTGGCCAAATCAATGTTttcaaggttatgttttgaaagACTGATATTCCAAGCTGGTGTTGCTCAACAATGTTAGAGTCCGGCTATGTAAGCTGCTGTGCTGCAAACAGACACATGGAAAATTGCTGGCATGGTCTGGGACTTATCCCAAGTGTAGGGTGCTTTAtgagggaaaatgaagtaccaCAGGAATCATGTGGTTACTGCCAGTTCTGTGAATTGACTGCAGTGTAATTGACATATGTAACGTCATTCTACCAGGTTACAAATATCCACCACCAAACAGATTACCAATACAGCATCCCTTAGTATGATGCTATCCTACACTGCTGTTCATACCTGAGGGCTGGGTGATGCAGTAGAGATCCCTCAAAACACTGTTTTTCAAACTAATGATATCTGTAACCTGGCTGATAAACGTTCATGGAGCTTAAAAGATATGATGACAAAGTGTTTCCTTTTCAGGATCTTCTAAAACATTAAGTGCTGCCAGGAGCTTCACCTTTTGACTTTCTAGGATCTGTTTTTGCCATGGCCTTTTTCTCATGGATTTTATGTGCGAGACTCCTTTGCTGTTAGACTCAGGTTTTTCTTTGCGTAACTGGAGTTTAATTTCATGCTCCAAAAGaaactacaatgtatgacaacaaAAGTTGAATGTCGGTGGAGGCAAGAAGCCTGTTAAATTTGAATTGGACCATCCCATCAAACATATCAGCcttacaacttacatgtatttacttttGTATTCACTTAATTAGTAATTGAAAGTAATGGATTTATGAAACAGCAGGAAGCTAAATGAGTTAAGCAGTTACAACAACAGTGAAGGTGTAAATGAAGCTTCAATTTGGTGATATGCAAATGTACAGTGCAACTGCAAAGACTTTTGTATAATCAGCACAGTTGTGATTTAATCATCATGTGATGTACTGTGGGATGGTCAATAGGTAGAAACATGTATGTAAGAAGTAAGTGAGGTTGATGAGGCTACAAATGTTTTTGTAGGGACTGGTGAAGACGATCACCATGGAGACGGTGACCATGGTGATCAGCCACACCCACTAGATCGGTCAGGAGGTGAGCCTGTTGGTACAACCGCGGAGGGCCACGAGGTCCACATCATACACAATGTTTTCCGCTTGTGTTCTTGAGCTGCTTTGGAGTTCAGATTATCCTTTAACCATCTTTCTGCTGAGGTTGTTAGGGACCAAATTTGTGTTTGGTTCTGGGGTTGGGCAGCAGCGAAATGGTTAACAAAACTTAAAACACTGGTCACTTTAAAGATGGACAAATTTGTCTCTGTTAAATGATTTTTGATACagacaaagtaaactgaagcaTGTGCTCTTTCAAGTTGCAAATTTTTCTGTTGTTCCTGTCAAAATGCTTGGCTTTCAACTCGAACTCCCTTGAAATTTGGAAGGTAACTCCAGGTTTAAAGTGACCAGTGTCTAAAGGTTGTTAGGCTGTTTGTCTGGTGACAGGAGTTCAGATTCGTGGTTGAGCTATCACAGACAAGCAGTTGGTATTTTTATCTTACATGCAGGTGAGCATAGGGTACCATGGTTATATACTGTTAGTGTGAACATTGTGTTATAGGAATATATAACAATCATTGGTCCATCAGGTGACAAAGTACATATAAAGCGCCATACACATCACATTTTTCCCTTGTTGGAGGTTTCATTTGCTTGTCAAGTCTGAGAAACCCAGGATAGTGGAGAAGAACATCAAGAAGGGGGGAGCAAAAAGCCCTAGCCTCGGTCTATCACACAGAGAAAACTGAGAATGAGAGAGCGAAATGCCTCTTTTCTCATGGCCAGTATATGGCCAAGAATGCTGAGACAGGCAACATGCCTGTCAGTGCAACACCAGGCATCTGCCTGGTTCTCTGTTGCCCTGCCTTCTCACAGTGGTGGAACATCTCCGCCTCACTCCTGCACTAGGAACAGCTTTCTCAGCTGTTCCGACGTTGCCAGCTAATGCAACAGCTGTGCACAAACCTGGGTTATCCCCAGTGTTTTACTTACCTTGCTGGTATGGCCAGCATAGGTTCAAAGGAGGAGTGCATCTGGTCATGGGAGTGGACACTGTCCTAATCCTATACCTGCAAGCAAAACTTCTTACAATAGAAGTGGCTGTATCCTGAAGCTTCTACAGTCTTGGATATGGACAAGTTTCCAGTCTTGCTTATTACGGGACACCTGAGGATACATTCCGTAACACTCTTGCATACACAAAATGCGCGCACTTGCAGCGATTGATAATGTTGGGGTTTTTTAAGTCACCTGATGGATAAAACTAATCACAGTTCAATTTCAGATCAAGAATCAGGTAAGTTAAAGTACCCTATCGGCATATGGATAATTTTTAGACCTACCATACAGGGAACGAATGTTGGTTTGGTAACAAGACTTTAAATGCTGGTTACTTGAAATATGGATTGAGACTGGGAAATTGAAAATCTAATCAACTtctaaagaaaatacatttatcTCCAATTGTAGAAAGCATTATGTAGCAGAAAGAGGCTGTTTCTTTCATTTGATATTTGAATATGAATGCTACAATGACCAACAAGATGAAATGTAGCTCAAGGCTTGAAGTTGATTAGATTGTCCTAATCTTCAGTGTCTTTTCATATTTGGAGTGACCAGTGAGAACTGTGCCTGACTTTCCCTTTTGTCATTCTAGGGGGCGCTGCAGGCGGTGGTTACTCTCAGGTCATCCCCATGGATGAGGTAAGATTGGAGCAACTTAAGAAATGATAATGACTGCTGGtatagatcttttttttttccaccagTCTATGGTGAGATTTCTGAGGACTTCATTGGCTCATGTATCACCATCCCATTTTATCTGTTATATTTTTGTGCTGACACtgtcatgtactgtaaatccGTTTGGTAACTTAAGTGGTTGGGAGAAGGGTGTAGCTCTCAGAATTTGATTTTAGCTGTGAGAACAAGCAAGATGGCCTCAGAACAATGATCAACTAATtgtgatgatgaaattttaCTGGTTGAAGACTGTGACTGCTTAAGTCACTaaaattaacaaattaaaaTTAACAAAGCAAGACTTACAGTATCGATACTGAAATCATCCTGTTCTAGTACTGACCTTATCCTGTTTTCTCAGTTCAACCTACACCTGACAGGTGACATCCATGCCATCACAGCAGCGAACAACCTCCTGGCAGCCGCCATTGACACCAGGATATTCCATGAGTCCACACAGACTGACAAGGTGGGAGACTGTATCTGTAGTTGACTTAAGTTTGTTGGGgcttaattttgtggtaggagGGGAAAAGAGGAGATCTTAGTTGAAAGAACCTAAGAAATTGAATTATCATTTGTTGTAGATACCTAAAGCATAATCTCACTCGCAAAAATGCGATACATTGAATATATGTTTGTGGTGTGATGTGAGGTGTGGTGGTATgagaggtcaccacaaaaacccaAAACATAGAACTGATGGTAGAAAATGGGGTGGGTggtggtgaagtctgccatttctGATTGTTCTTGATTGCAGGCGCTGTATGGACGCCTGGTCCCCACCAAAGATGGTGCGAGGAAGTTCTCCCCAATCCAGATGAGGCGTCTTGAGAAGTTGGGCATCACCAAGACCAACCCAGATGATCTTACGGAGGAGGAGGTCGCAGATTTCGCCCGGCTGGACATCGACAAGTCCACCATCACCTGGCAGCGAGGTTAGCTTGTTCAGGCCTCGCTGAGTTACCACCCAAAATCTGATGTGAAAGTGCAAAAAGCAAACAATTTTAGGGGATGCTTTTCGATTAAAGGAATGTGTATTATGTTTCCCCTTCATCCACAGTTTcgtcacaatgttgacatatTCAAATCATTTTTCTGTAGTTTTTGAAAAGAGCTCGCAGCAAGTAACACTGCATCTTGTCACCTAAGAGATTATACTTAATACATTGCTGACCATTTGTTGAAAGTATTAGCTGTAGCATTTTAGAAAAGGTCTGTTCATCAATATCAGCCATGTTCTCATTTCTTCCACCATTACACTGTGCACTTCAGTGATGGACACGAACGACCGCTACCTGAGGAAAATCACCATCGGGCAGTCTCCTACTGAGAAGGGCATCACTAGGGAGGTGGGGAATTAAGCATCTTAAGTTAACATTTCATATTCTTACTGTTACACATAAAATTCTTCAAAGCAAATTTCCTGTCTGTAGTGGATGTAATCTCTGTTACAActcatgatatttttttatgtttattcaATTTGTCAGCTGACATACATAGCAATATACAACCTAGATTGAGAGTATTATGAAGACAATAATCACcaagaaaaatatgaatatgtGCACACCATCAGTAGTTACAAGATGTGTCTGTAGTTTGATGGATTTATTCAAATTTATCTTTGTAGTCAACACAGGTTCAAAATGATATTGTTATTTTGCCCTCTGTCAGACAAACTTTGACATCACAGTGGCGAGTGAGATCATGGCGGTCCTGGCCCTGACGACCAGTCTGGCCGACATGCGGGAGCGGCTGGGCCGCATGGTGGTGGCCAGCGACACGAAGGGCCGCCCCGTCACCGCTGAcgacctggtgagttttgtctATATTTACATCTGTTTACATTATATTAAATGATAAAGCCAGTGTCACGCAGCAGGAGAAAAAGCTCCAAAGGACACAAGTGGTAGTGTTTTATAGGCAGCAGTACAACTGGTGTCCTCAAGATCACTGCGCAATTGTTAGGGAACAGGCGACAGTCTAGATACACTTGACAGGAAAAAGAGTAGTCCTAATAAAAGAGCTGTTATAATACTTGATAGATGTCAATGATTGGGGAGGGGCATGTATGTACTTCCCTATTGTAATTCCCTGATGCTTCTGTTCCCAGGGGCTTGGAGGAGCCCTGACTGTCCTGATGAAGGATGCCATCCGACCTAACCTCATGCAGAATTTGGAAGTACGTTTTGACCGTTacttttacacagtacacacaaaGGCCCAGGGAAACAATATTTTAGATTCTGACAACATACTGTATATTCATTGATGGTTGTAtagggatttgattttgcaggAGTGgaagtgttttaagtttgcagtgaaatTAGAGTAGCTAGAAAAAGTTGCGGTGTCATATGTTTCTGGTGCCTCTCAATAAAATTGTCACAGATATCTATAAGAGTTACAGCTCATCATATGTGTACTTTTAATCCCTGATTGTGTTGGACcctctttcagtctttgtccTTCCCTAACTGATGTTTATGTCCCCAGGGCACGCCAGTGTTTGTGCACGCTGGTCCGTTCGCCAACATTGCCCATGGCAACTCCTCTATCCTCGCAGACAAAATTGCACTCAAGCTGGTCGGACCCAACGGGTTCGTAGGTAAGTcttatgtttatatgtttgtatgtCTCATACTGATACCTGTACCAACAAGTGAGAactgatttttcatttttgaataGTCATTAATTTGATTCATTTTAACACCATCTCAACAAGGAACTGTCGTTTACAAAGGCTAGAAATGTTGCTTTCCAACAACAACTCATTCTTTCCCTCATGGCTTCATTCATTGCTTTGTTCCCTCCTGCAGTGACGGAGGCAGGTTTCGGAGCAGACATCGGGATGGAGAAGTTCTTTGACATCAAGTGCCGCTACTCCGGCCTGGTCCCCCACGTGGTGGTCCTGGTCGCCACTGTCCGAGCACTGAAGATGCACGGGGGTGGGCCAAAGGTCACGGCAGGGGCACCGCTGCCCAGAGAGTACAAGGAGGAGGTGAGGAAGATTTCCTTGTTTGTTTCCTTCAACTGTTTCTTCTGTGATACACAGCCATAGCTGTCCAGCTAGCAAGTAGTGGCTGCTGGTGAAAACCTAGCCTTGGTGATGAAAATcttaatatacatgtgtacattaaaATCTTCTGTTGTTTGTGTCAGATAACCAGTTAACTATCTCATGGAATAATACTCTGGTTCTTTACTCAAAGTTAGTATGGAACTGATGGATACAAGGAAGGTATTCCACTTAGTATTCTAAAACCatcatacagtaactgtttctCCTTGGTTTCATAAATGTGAGTACTACTAGTCATCAGTTCTCAGTATCAGCTGTGTAGATCTTACAACACTACTGGTAACTAGTAGTTTTCAGACAAGCCatattttactttgttaaaAGTTCTTAATGTCTTTGACCTTGATGTGTTATTGACCTGTAGAACATTGGCCTGGTGGAGGCCGGCTGCAGTAACCTGAGGAAACAGATCGAGAATGCTCTGCACTTCGGCATCCCCGTGGTTGTCGCAATAAACGTCGTGTTCATTCATTAGTGTTTTCTCTACTGCATTAGAAATAATGGTCATGAAGTTCTCATTAGAATTGAATGCTTTGCCCTGGCAGTGCAAACTTAAAAGTTATTGATgtttaaaatttgattatgCTGTTGTTTGCCTATGTGACAACTGGAAATTGTAAAAAATCTCAATGTTTGTGCtggttttattttcttggtGACCTCTTCACTGCAAAACTATGACCTGGGGAAAATGCTTCCCATTGCATTGCAACTGTACTACTTTCCATGCAAAAAAAAGGGATTTTCAGGACATGAATAATCTCAATGATTACTATTGACCTTCAGGACCGACACTGAATCTGAGATGCAGGCCGTTATCAAGAAGGCAAAGGAGTTTGGAGCCTTTGATGCTGTGATCTGCTCCCACTGGGCTAACGGTGGGGCGGGGGCCACAGACCTGGCCCAGGCCGTGGAGCGGGCCAGCCAGCAGTCCAGTGACTTCCACTTCCTCTACGATGTCAAGGTGAGGGGCAAGGTTGATGAGTAATAGATCAATTATAGCTGATATACAGTAGAACTCACAagtaaccacctctacattaAGACCACCTGGCTATTTTGACTACTTATCTAGTGGTGCCTTAGATAATTTCCCCATTGAACCTATTTCTAAATCTAATGACCACCAGTCAACATAATCCAAATTTTATTGGTcctctgagtggtcttcttgggcagttttgaatGTAGCAGTACAACCAAAAGTGTTAGCACATTGATCAAGTTTCCATTTGTACCATTTGTCCTTAAACTAAGAGTTCACCCCTTGTTGCTaactgaaatattgatatttactGTATCTCCTGTCCTCTGCAGCTGCCGTTGGAAGAAAAGATCGAAGCCATCGCCAAGAAAATCTACGGTGCTGACGGGATTGAGCTATCAGAGCAGGCTCAGGCAGCGATTAACCGCTACAAGAGCCAGGTATGAGCAACAAGTATGAATCTTCACTTGTAGTCATTGGAATGTTGTGCAACAACTTGAAGGTCTTCCTCCTGATTCTTGGAGGGAGAGGGGGCTGTTCCAGTATCATCTCTTCACACCATTGATAATGTATCACCTGCCGCTAATCTCCATTTCTTAAACCCTAGACCACACAATACCATGCAATAATTGCAGCAGGAAGATAGTCCACTATTattggtgtgtgtgttcaacttccatacccTTTCTTACCCAAATCCTGTTTGCTAAGTACAGAAAGGAGATATTTTCAAGTCTTTGGTATATGATTTGGCCTTGTGTTGAATCAGGGACCTCCTGAATGCAAAAAGAACACTTTACCCATCGGACCATAAACATGTAATGTTGTTCCTGTCCAGGGGTTCAATGACCTCCCCATCTGCATGGCGAAGACCCACCTGTCCCTGTCCCACGACCCGGAGAGGAAGGGCGCTCCAACGGGCTTCACGCTGCCCATCCGAGACGTGCGTGCCAGCGTGGGGGCCGGCTTCATCTACCCTCTTGTTGGGACGGTGAGTTCTCACACTCTTTTCACTCAGGGTTCAAAATTCCAC is a genomic window containing:
- the LOC118416985 gene encoding C-1-tetrahydrofolate synthase, cytoplasmic-like isoform X1, with protein sequence MSRPALLTSAVTFGHLRRSFPVRPRAFASTSSKDGRAEVQGSGRRPINYLSHRTATTVHIPDKLRTDDMPAQVISGKEISAGIRAKLREEVQKMQEEVPGYRPGLAVVQVGNDEASNVYIRMKMKAAEEAGMNGRHIKMPQDTTQNELVTQINQLNADPGVHGMIIQLPLDTTQPIDSHLVLNTIDPAKDVDGLHDVNSAKLARGNLSDCFVPCTPRGCLELIKSTGTDVDGKNAVVVGRSKIVGAPMSELLTWNHATVTVCHSHTKNLDQVCREADILVVAIGRAQMVKGSWIKPGAVVIDCGINSIPDATKKSGKRLVGDVDYPEALEVASAVTPVPGGVGPMTVAMLMQNTVENAQKALQKYKASVWNISYLPLRLKTPVPSDIEVATAQTPKNVDDLAREIGLQPHEVDLYGKKKAKVSLSVLERLKDVPNGKYVVVTGITPTPLGEGKSTTTIGLTQALGAHLKKNVFACVRQPSQGPTFGIKGTGEDDHHGDGDHGDQPHPLDRSGGGAAGGGYSQVIPMDEFNLHLTGDIHAITAANNLLAAAIDTRIFHESTQTDKALYGRLVPTKDGARKFSPIQMRRLEKLGITKTNPDDLTEEEVADFARLDIDKSTITWQRVMDTNDRYLRKITIGQSPTEKGITRETNFDITVASEIMAVLALTTSLADMRERLGRMVVASDTKGRPVTADDLGLGGALTVLMKDAIRPNLMQNLEGTPVFVHAGPFANIAHGNSSILADKIALKLVGPNGFVVTEAGFGADIGMEKFFDIKCRYSGLVPHVVVLVATVRALKMHGGGPKVTAGAPLPREYKEENIGLVEAGCSNLRKQIENALHFGIPVVVAINGFATDTESEMQAVIKKAKEFGAFDAVICSHWANGGAGATDLAQAVERASQQSSDFHFLYDVKLPLEEKIEAIAKKIYGADGIELSEQAQAAINRYKSQGFNDLPICMAKTHLSLSHDPERKGAPTGFTLPIRDVRASVGAGFIYPLVGTMSTMPGLPTRPCFYDIDLDPDTEEVKGLF
- the LOC118416985 gene encoding C-1-tetrahydrofolate synthase, cytoplasmic-like isoform X2, producing the protein MIMAGLVLKMHGLPGLRAVAGRTLCLSLRRSRSASWRTRQVSTTCARRGNESDGTQVTPGHKNAYIVDGTVFARGIRAKLREEVQKMQEEVPGYRPGLAVVQVGNDEASNVYIRMKMKAAEEAGMNGRHIKMPQDTTQNELVTQINQLNADPGVHGMIIQLPLDTTQPIDSHLVLNTIDPAKDVDGLHDVNSAKLARGNLSDCFVPCTPRGCLELIKSTGTDVDGKNAVVVGRSKIVGAPMSELLTWNHATVTVCHSHTKNLDQVCREADILVVAIGRAQMVKGSWIKPGAVVIDCGINSIPDATKKSGKRLVGDVDYPEALEVASAVTPVPGGVGPMTVAMLMQNTVENAQKALQKYKASVWNISYLPLRLKTPVPSDIEVATAQTPKNVDDLAREIGLQPHEVDLYGKKKAKVSLSVLERLKDVPNGKYVVVTGITPTPLGEGKSTTTIGLTQALGAHLKKNVFACVRQPSQGPTFGIKGTGEDDHHGDGDHGDQPHPLDRSGGGAAGGGYSQVIPMDEFNLHLTGDIHAITAANNLLAAAIDTRIFHESTQTDKALYGRLVPTKDGARKFSPIQMRRLEKLGITKTNPDDLTEEEVADFARLDIDKSTITWQRVMDTNDRYLRKITIGQSPTEKGITRETNFDITVASEIMAVLALTTSLADMRERLGRMVVASDTKGRPVTADDLGLGGALTVLMKDAIRPNLMQNLEGTPVFVHAGPFANIAHGNSSILADKIALKLVGPNGFVVTEAGFGADIGMEKFFDIKCRYSGLVPHVVVLVATVRALKMHGGGPKVTAGAPLPREYKEENIGLVEAGCSNLRKQIENALHFGIPVVVAINGFATDTESEMQAVIKKAKEFGAFDAVICSHWANGGAGATDLAQAVERASQQSSDFHFLYDVKLPLEEKIEAIAKKIYGADGIELSEQAQAAINRYKSQGFNDLPICMAKTHLSLSHDPERKGAPTGFTLPIRDVRASVGAGFIYPLVGTMSTMPGLPTRPCFYDIDLDPDTEEVKGLF
- the LOC118416985 gene encoding C-1-tetrahydrofolate synthase, cytoplasmic-like isoform X3, with the translated sequence MSRPALLTSAVTFGHLRRSFPVRPRAFASTSSKDGRAEVQGSGRRPINYLSHRTATTVHIPDKLRTDDMPAQVISGKEISAGIRAKLREEVQKMQEEVPGYRPGLAVVQVGNDEASNVYIRMKMKAAEEAGMNGRHIKMPQDTTQNELVTQINQLNADPGVHGMIIQLPLDTTQPIDSHLVLNTIDPAKDVDGLHDVNSAKLARGNLSDCFVPCTPRGCLELIKSTGTDVDGKNAVVVGRSKIVGAPMSELLTWNHATVTVCHSHTKNLDQVCREADILVVAIGRAQMVKGSWIKPGAVVIDCGINSIPDATKKSGKRLVGDVDYPEALEVASAVTPVPGGVGPMTVAMLMQNTVENAQKALQKYKASVWNISYLPLRLKTPVPSDIEVATAQTPKNVDDLAREIGLQPHEVDLYGKKKAKVSLSVLERLKDVPNGKYVVVTGITPTPLGEGKSTTTIGLTQALGAHLKKNVFACVRQPSQGPTFGIKGGAAGGGYSQVIPMDEFNLHLTGDIHAITAANNLLAAAIDTRIFHESTQTDKALYGRLVPTKDGARKFSPIQMRRLEKLGITKTNPDDLTEEEVADFARLDIDKSTITWQRVMDTNDRYLRKITIGQSPTEKGITRETNFDITVASEIMAVLALTTSLADMRERLGRMVVASDTKGRPVTADDLGLGGALTVLMKDAIRPNLMQNLEGTPVFVHAGPFANIAHGNSSILADKIALKLVGPNGFVVTEAGFGADIGMEKFFDIKCRYSGLVPHVVVLVATVRALKMHGGGPKVTAGAPLPREYKEENIGLVEAGCSNLRKQIENALHFGIPVVVAINGFATDTESEMQAVIKKAKEFGAFDAVICSHWANGGAGATDLAQAVERASQQSSDFHFLYDVKLPLEEKIEAIAKKIYGADGIELSEQAQAAINRYKSQGFNDLPICMAKTHLSLSHDPERKGAPTGFTLPIRDVRASVGAGFIYPLVGTMSTMPGLPTRPCFYDIDLDPDTEEVKGLF